In Corylus avellana chromosome ca2, CavTom2PMs-1.0, the following proteins share a genomic window:
- the LOC132169672 gene encoding probable 2' cyclic ADP-D-ribose synthase BdTIR, which translates to MQRSQVLARSFARKFLPPSHPSHPHNQIRSISRPCDVFINHRGIDTKRTISSLLYYHLSMLRLKPFLDSENMKPGEKLYDKIDTGIRNCKLGIAVFSPRYCQSYFCLHELALLMESKKRVIPIFCDVKPSQLQVHDDGTRKASELQWYSRALEEAKYTVGLTFDTSSGNWSEFLVSASDAVIENLLEIDGERLRK; encoded by the exons ATGCAGAGATCACAAGTTTTGGCGAGGAGCTTTGCTCGTAAATTCCTTCCTCCTAGTCATCCGAGTCACCCCCACAACCAAATCCGATCAATATCCCGGCCATGCGATGTGTTTATAAACCACCGGGGGATCGACACGAAGAGAACTATTTCCAGTTTGCTCTACTACCACCTTTCCATGCTCCGGCTGAAGCCGTTTCTCGACAGCGAAAACATGAAACCTGGGGAGAAGCTGTACGACAAGATCGACACCGGTATTCGGAATTGCAAGCTGGGGATCGCCGTGTTTTCTCCCCGCTACTGCCAGTCCTATTTTTGTCTCCATGAGCTCGCTCTTCTAATGGAATCAAAGAAGAGGGTTATCCCCATCTTCTGCGACGTGAAACCTTCGCAGCTTCAGGTTCATGACGACGGAACTCGTAAGGCGTCGGAGCTCCAGTGGTATAGCCGGGCACTTGAAGAAGCTAAATATACCGTCGGCCTTACCTTTGATACCTCAAGCGG GAATTGGTCGGAATTCCTAGTATCTGCTTCGGATGCAGTGATAGAGAATCTGCTCGAGATAGACGGGGAACGACTGCGTAAATGA
- the LOC132170222 gene encoding probable E3 ubiquitin-protein ligase ARI5, translating into MDSEDDTYYYSSDADEIPSDYCNSGEDDDNMVAEDDEADGPRKQEQDFDVLKEPVIRRRQEKEITEVSTVLAISKAEATVLLLHYNWRACEVQDAWFADEEGVRKSAGLFEKPVVELPKNRTSCSICLETCSFRVMRWACCGHPFCSECWGNYIKSSVQDGPGCLMLTCPAPSCGAAVGQDMVESLASSSSDKQRYSRYLMRSFIENSKNIKWCPGTDCEYAVEFSGGGGAGGYDVCCLCSTSFCWKCLEDAHRPVDCETVAKWVFKNSSEAENVTWILAKTKPCPKCMRPIEKNHGCMHMTCGRPCNFEFCWLCLGNWKHHNAETGGSYDCNTYKNREEAKEADDLRERAKKSLDRYNHYYERWAGNEVSRKQALKTFHETQTEYMKTFGELQAETEPQLQFITQAWLQIIECRRVLKWTYAYGYYLPEHEKTKKQFFEYLQGEAESGLEKLHHCAEKDIHDFLEEKCSPEKINNFRAKLTDRTKSTRNYFENLVKALENGLEDVSSQEDCSNTRRRRKAQRAD; encoded by the coding sequence ATGGACTCCGAGGACGACACGTACTACTACAGCAGCGACGCCGATGAGATTCCGTCGGACTACTGCAACAGCGGCGAAGACGACGACAACATGGTCGCCGAGGACGATGAGGCCGATGGCCCTCGGAAACAAGAGCAAGACTTCGACGTCTTGAAGGAACCCGTTATACGGCGGCGTCAGGAGAAGGAGATCACCGAGGTATCCACCGTCCTGGCGATATCGAAAGCCGAGGCAACGGTACTGCTTCTCCACTACAACTGGAGGGCTTGTGAGGTCCAGGACGCGTGGTTTGCCGATGAAGAAGGGGTGAGAAAATCCGCCGGCTTGTTCGAGAAACCAGTCGTTGAGTTGCCGAAGAACAGGACTTCTTGCAGCATCTGCTTGGAAACCTGCTCTTTTCGGGTAATGAGATGGGCGTGTTGTGGGCATCCCTTTTGCAGCGAATGCTGGGGAAACTACATAAAATCATCCGTCCAGGACGGACCCGGCTGTCTGATGCTGACATGTCCCGCTCCGTCCTGCGGTGCTGCGGTGGGGCAGGATATGGTGGAGTCATTGGCATCGTCGTCGTCGGATAAACAGAGGTACTCACGTTACCTCATGAGGTCTTTTATCGAGAACAGTAAGAATATTAAGTGGTGTCCGGGGACGGATTGCGAGTATGCCGTGGAGTTTTCCGGTGGAGGCGGCGCCGGAGGCTATGATGTTTGCTGCCTTTGCTCTACCAGCTTTTGCTGGAAATGTTTGGAGGATGCTCACCGTCCGGTGGATTGCGAGACTGTGGCGAAGTGGGTGTTCAAGAATAGTTCTGAAGCAGAGAACGTGACATGGATACTTGCGAAAACGAAGCCATGTCCCAAGTGCATGCGACCCATTGAGAAGAACCATGGCTGCATGCACATGACGTGCGGCCGGCCCTGTAACTTCGAGTTCTGCTGGCTCTGCCTTGGCAACTGGAAGCATCATAATGCAGAAACAGGTGGATCCTATGATTGCAATACTTACAAGAATCGCGAAGAAGCGAAGGAGGCTGACGATTTAAGAGAGAGGGCCAAGAAATCTCTGGACAGGTATAATCATTACTATGAAAGATGGGCAGGCAATGAGGTCTCAAGGAAACAAGCACTCAAAACTTTTCATGAAACGCAAACAGAGTACATGAAGACATTTGGCGAGTTGCAGGCGGAAACAGAGCCTCAGCTCCAGTTCATTACACAGGCATGGCTGCAGATAATCGAATGCAGGCGGGTGCTCAAGTGGACCTATGCATATGGGTACTACCTACCGGAGCATGAGAAAACCAAGAAGCAATTCTTTGAGTACTTGCAAGGAGAGGCGGAGTCTGGTTTGGAAAAGCTTCACCATTGCGCAGAGAAGGATATTCATGACTTCCTGGAAGAAAAGTGCTCACCTGAAAAAATCAACAACTTCCGTGCAAAGCTTACTGATAGGACCAAATCGACGAGGAACTATTTTGAGAATCTGGTTAAGGCGTTGGAGAATGGCCTGGAAGATGTCTCCTCTCAGGAGGATTGCAGCAACACGAGGAGAAGAAGGAAGGCGCAAAGAGCGGATTGA